Sequence from the Mycobacterium florentinum genome:
TGCACCGACGGGATCTGCATGCCCATCGACGGGTTGTCCGGAACGAGGCCCTGTCGGCAGATCTCCCACTGCCGCTGTTGCTCTTCGGGTGAGCCAAAGATCCCGACCGACTGTTGCATGCCCTCCTCATTGAGGAATTCATACGGCGGTGCGAACTCGGGCAGCCCGTCCAACGCGAAATGAATCTGCACGAAAGAGGCGCGGTGGTCGCGACCGGAAACACGCGAAACCAGTTCGGCGGGAACATGTTCGGGCGCAATGAGCTCGGTGAGAGTCATGTCGGGCGACAGATTAGACACCACGATCGGTGCCGAGATGGTCGAACCGTCCCGCAGCCGAACGCCGGACGCCTTCTGATTCTCGACGAGGATCTCCTCGACCTTGGTGCGGAAGCGGATCTCGCCGCCATGCGACAGGAATAGCTCGCGCAGGTGTTCGGTGAGGGCGCCGATGCCGCCCTTGAGCTTGGTCATCATCGCGGTGCTGGCTCCGTCGTCCTGGGGCACGGCTACTGCGAACGCCAGACAGGCGGCGCTGCCCGGTGTGTAGGGGCCGCGGTAGGTCGAGTTCACGGCCAGAAACGCCAGCATTCCGCGCATCACCGCGTGCTTGTCCTTGTCCGGCAGGTAGCGATCGATCACATCCATCGCCGAGCCGAACAGCATCTCGTGAATCGCTCGGCGTTCGGCGTCGTTGGTTGCGCAGGCATACATTTCGTCGATCGTCTTGGGTGGCTGGCACACGTCGAAGCGGCCCAGCGCGCGCGCGGGTGCCTGGCTCCAGCCGATCAGCTCGGCCATGCCCATCACGGCCTCGGCGCCGTGCTTCTCGCCCAGGTGGGCCATCAGCTGCATCGGGTCGCGATAGAAGACCATCGGCTCTTCACCGTTTTCGCCGATGTTGACCGACATCACGTCGGGCTCGATCGCGGGCAGCGTGTCGAGTCCGAGGTCCTTGGTGAGTTGGCTCGCCATCGGGAACTGCACCGAGCCCGCGATCTCATAGTGGAAGCCGTCGATCAATTCGACCGTCGCCGCCATGCCGCCCGCGTAGGTGTTGGCTTCCAGGCACACGGTTCGCAGGCCGGCGCGCTGCAGGATCGCCGCGGCGGTCAGGCCGTTGTGCCCGGCGCCCACCACGATCGCGTCGTATTCGGTCTTGCTCATAGTCCCCGCCCTGCCTTTCGTCGGTGGTCTGCGCGTGACAAGAATATGTCAGTACTGACATAATTGGAAGATGTCAGTTCTGACGCAAGTGGTGAGATACGATCGGCCTGCCATGACCGTCTCGATGAATCGCCACGAACTGCGCCGCCGGTCGACGCGCGAGGCGCTGCGTCAGGCCGCGCTAAAGAGCTTCGCGCACAAGGGTTTTGCAAACGTAACCGTCACGGAGCTGGCGGCCGAAGCCGGTGTTACCGAACGCACCTTCTTCCGGCACTTCCCGACCAAGGAGTCGGTCCTGTTCCAGGACTACGAGACGCAGTTGGAATGGCTGGCCGAGGCGCTCGCGCAACGACCGGACTCCGAGTCGCTCTTCGACGCGGTGCTGGCCAGTGTCGCCGCCTTCCCGCACGACCTCGAGGTGGTGCGGCAGGCCGCGACTGCCCGCACCGAATTGATCAGCGCCGAGCGCATCGCGGGCCACTTGCGGGTGGTGCAATCCTCATTCGCCGCGGTGCTGACCGAATTCGTCACCAAACGGAACCCGGACGCGCCCGACATTGCGCTGGGCGCTGAGGTCGCAGGCTCCGCGCTGGCCGCGGCTCTTGTTGTGGCAGTGGAGCATTGGGGCCGCAACGGCTGTGCCGAGGATCTCGGCGAGCTGGTGGCGGCCAGTCTGGATCTGGTCCGTTCGGGCCTGGCCTCGCTGACCTAGTCCGCCGTCGGCGTTCGCGACGCGAGCCGCAGCAGGCCGCTGCGCAACTCGTCATCGCGCTGCCGGGCGTCGAGTTCGACGAGCGCGATTTCGGCGACCGCCGCAACGAGCAGCGGCGCAATCGGTTCCGGCGACGACCATCCGAGCGCCTCCAGGTCGGGCATCATCTGGGTGGCCGCGCTGTGATTGCGGGCCGCCACCAAATCGGTCAGTCCGGCCTCGGTGC
This genomic interval carries:
- a CDS encoding phytoene desaturase family protein, which codes for MSKTEYDAIVVGAGHNGLTAAAILQRAGLRTVCLEANTYAGGMAATVELIDGFHYEIAGSVQFPMASQLTKDLGLDTLPAIEPDVMSVNIGENGEEPMVFYRDPMQLMAHLGEKHGAEAVMGMAELIGWSQAPARALGRFDVCQPPKTIDEMYACATNDAERRAIHEMLFGSAMDVIDRYLPDKDKHAVMRGMLAFLAVNSTYRGPYTPGSAACLAFAVAVPQDDGASTAMMTKLKGGIGALTEHLRELFLSHGGEIRFRTKVEEILVENQKASGVRLRDGSTISAPIVVSNLSPDMTLTELIAPEHVPAELVSRVSGRDHRASFVQIHFALDGLPEFAPPYEFLNEEGMQQSVGIFGSPEEQQRQWEICRQGLVPDNPSMGMQIPSVHDPAMAPPGKHAASAFAYAFPVEVDRDQHGHLKNDMAQRVIDKITKFAPNFKDIMIRHITFAPYHMNTMFGAPAGDFCHGLLHPDLMGPNRPGPKGFLDMPIPIDGLYLGGAGCHGGPGITFTPGYNAAYQILDDR
- a CDS encoding TetR/AcrR family transcriptional regulator, which codes for MTVSMNRHELRRRSTREALRQAALKSFAHKGFANVTVTELAAEAGVTERTFFRHFPTKESVLFQDYETQLEWLAEALAQRPDSESLFDAVLASVAAFPHDLEVVRQAATARTELISAERIAGHLRVVQSSFAAVLTEFVTKRNPDAPDIALGAEVAGSALAAALVVAVEHWGRNGCAEDLGELVAASLDLVRSGLASLT